The window CCGGCATGGCGCCCCACAGCTGGGCCAGGGCGACGTGGTCGTACGCGGCGTACCAGGCCCAGAGCTCCAACTGCTCGCCCGGGCGGTCGCGGACCGGCTCGACGAGGAAGTCGTACAGCTCGTCGCGGATGCGCTCCCGGGAACGCCAGGCGCGGTTCGCCGGGGAGGGCAGCTTGTCGAGCACGTTGCGGCGCACCCAGGGCACGGCCCGCGAGTCGTCGAACTCGGTCGAGACGGCGTAGAACTCACGGCCGTACTCGTCGACGACGCCGATCGACACGAGGTCGACGAGCCGGCCGTCCTCGATGAACTCGCAGTCGTAGAAATAGCGGTAGACCATCGCCCGTCATCCTCGCCCACGCCCTCGGCGGCGCGACGACCGGGGCGGTCGGAACGCCTCCCACCGCGCCGGTCGTCGCAGCTCGGGAGTGTCACGGAAGTGATTTGAGGGGTGTACAGCAAGCGACCGGACCGTCATGATCTGATGTGTACCGCTACCGGACGCCGAACCGGTGTCAGTTCACCTCGTCGAGGGCCTTCAGGTTCACCCGGTGAGCGAGTTGTGGTCCTTGACCGGGGAGGGGTTGGACCGTGGAGATGCGCCTGCCGGAGCCTGGTGACGCGCTCACGGGCGTGGAGATGTTCGCCGGGCTGGAGCCGGAGGTCCGGCAGCGGGTGATCGCCGCGGCGGTCCCCCGCACATACCGCAAGGGCCAACTGCTCTTCGTCGAGAACGACCCCGGCGAGTCCCTCATCGTCCTGCGTCGGGGCGCGGTCGCGGTCTTCCGCACCGCGCCGACCGGCGAACGCGCCGTCCTGTCGGTCATCCGTCCGCCGGACGTGCTGGGCGAGGTCTCCCTGCTCGACGCCTCCACCCGCTCCGCCTCGGCCGAGGCGATCGAGGACTGCGCCGCGCTCGCGCTGTCCCGGGGCGCGTTCATGGAGCTGGTGCACTCCAACCCGCGCATCCTCGACGCGGTGATGCGCTCGCTCGGCGGGCTGATCCGCCGGCTGACCGAGCAGAACGCCGACCACGTCTTCCTGGACCTGCCCGGCCGGGTGGCCAAGACCCTGGTCCGGCTGGCCGGCGAGAGTCAGGCCCCGATGATCACCATCGAGCTCAACCAGAGCCAGCTCGCGGAGATGGCCGGCGGCTCGCGACAGAGCGTCAACCAGGCGATCGGGTCGTTCGCCAACCGGGGTTGGCTGCGCACCGAGGGCCGGCGCATCGTGGTCACCGACGTCGCGGCGCTGCGCCGCCGCGCCGGCATGAGCGAGCGCTGAGGCGTACGCGAAAAAGGGCCGGAGCAGCCGCTCCGGCCCTTTCGTGCGGGGTGTCAGGGAGTGTTGCTGCCCGGCCCGACCCAGTTGGTGCTGCCCGGCCCGACCCACTCCGTGCCGTCCTTGCCGCCACCGGACTGCTCGCTGACGATCCCCTGCGCCTGGAGCGCGGCCAGCGTGGCGGCGTCCACGTCGACGGAGTCGCCCGCGAGGTGGCTGACCCCGCTGCCGTCGGTCCAGTCGCTCTGCAACATCACGTACACCATCGGGAATCCCCCTGTGGTCAATGGTCGACATTCAGCCGCCTGACTGTAACCGTAGGGCCGCCCGGTGGACTGTCCACAAGCCAACAGCCCGGTACCCGACAGCTGGGCGGACGGCGATACTGACACCGGAACGGTGCCGATCACGGCACCGGCGGGATCGCGAGTGGAGGGCGTCATCGCCACGCAGTGTGACCGCTGTGGACGCACGGCCGCCGCGGGCGACCGCTTCTGCGGCGGCTGCGGCAACGAGCTGGGTGCGGTCTGTCCGCACTGCCTGCGCCCGCTCGCCCAGGACGTGGCGTTCTGCACCTCCTGCGGCGCCGCCCGGCCGGGGAGCGAGCGACAGCCGGCCCCGCAGGAGGACCGCCGCCGGGTCAGCGTGCTCTTCGTCGACCTGATCGACTTCACCCCGTACGTCGAACGGGCCGACCCGGAGCTGGTCCGCGGCATGCAGACCGGGTTCTTCTCGGCCGCCCGTCGCGTCGTGGGGCAGTACGGCGGGGTGGTCGAGAAGTACATCGGCGACGCGGTGATGGCCCTGTTCGGCGCGCCCGTGGCGACCGAGACCGACGCGCTGCGCTGCGTGCGGGCCGGGCTGGAGCTGCAACGGGTGCTGACCCGCTTCGCCCCCACCGGCGCCGACGCGCTGCGCTTCCGGGTCGGGGTGGCCACCGGCGAGGCGCTGGTCGACGTCGCCGCCGCCCGCGACGGCGGCCAGGCGATCGTGGCCGGCGACGTGGTCAACACGGCCTCCCGGATGCAGTCGGTCGCGCCGCCGGGCGGGGTGCTGGTCTGCGGCGTGACGCATGCCCTCACCCGGGACGCGATCCGCTACTCGGAGCAGCCGCCGGTCACCCTGCGCGGGCGCTCCACGACGACCGAGGTGTGGCTGGCCCTGTCCCCGGTCCGCCGGCAGCCGACGGACCGGCAGCCGGACGTCACGCCGCTGATCGACCGCGAACACGAGCTGGGGATGCTGGTCAACGCCCTGCACCGGTCGCTGCGCGACCGCCGCCCGCAGGTGGTGACCGTCTTCGGCCGGGCCGGGCTGGGCAAGAGCCGGCTGGTCCGGGAGCTGTACCGGCACGTGGACCAGCTGGTAGACGAGCCGCTGACCTGGCGGATCGGGCGGTGCCCGCCGTTCGGCGAGAACGTGACGTTCGCGGCGCTGGCCGACATCGTCAAGTCCGAGGCCGGCATCCTGGACACCGACCCGGCGTCGAGCGCCGCCCAGCGGCTCGCCTCGGCCGTCGGCGAGCTGGTCGGCCCAGGCGAGCGGCAGCGCCTCGTCGACGCCCTGCGGCCCCTCGTCGGGCTGCCGGGGACCGCGCTGCCGGCCGAGGAGACCGGGTCGGCGTGGCGGCGCTTCCTGCTCGCCCTGGCCGCCCGACGGCCGACCGTGCTGGTCTTCGAGGACCTGCACTGGGCCGACGACGCGATGCTGCGCTTCGTGGAGCTGCTCGGCACCGCCGCCCGGGACGTCCCGCTGCTGCTGCTCTGCACCGCCCGGCCGGAACTCGTCGACCGGGACCCGAGCTGGGCGGGGACGATCACCGGCTCGGTGACCATCACCCTGCCCCCGCTGCGGGACACGGGCATCGCCGCGCTCTACGCCCACATGTTCGGCCGGGCGGCCTTCTCCGCCGACATGCTCAGCCCGCTGATCGAGGTCGCCGGCGGCAACCCGCTCTACGCCCACGAGTACGTCCGGATGCTGATCGAGCAGGGCGCGCTGCGCCAGTCCGTGCGGGGCTGGTCGCTGGAGAAGCACCTCGACCTGCCGATGCCGGAGAGCGTGCACGCCGTCATCGCCAACCGCATCGACCTGCTCGACGCCAAGGAACGCACGGTGCTGCTGGCCGCCGCCGTGGTCGGCGTGCAGTTCTGGCCGGGGGCCGTGGCCGCCGCGCTCGGGCAGCCCGTCGAGTCGGTGGAGCGCGCGCTGCGCCGGCTGGAGCAGCGGGACTTTGTGCACGAGCAGGCCGCCTCCACGATGGCCGGGCAGCCCGAGTACCGGTTCCGGCACGTGCTGGTGCGCGACGTCTGCTACCAGCGGCTGCCCCGCACCGAGCGGGTGGCGCGGCACGAGCGGACGGCGCAGTGGCTGGACATGCTCTCGCAGAGCCGGGACACGGACCTGGCGGAGGTGCTGGCCCACCACCGGTGGGCGGCCCACGAGATCGCCCGGTCGCTGGGCATGGAGATGGCCCGGTTCGCCGGCCCCGCCCGGGCCGCGCTGCACCGGGCGGCCCGCCGGGCGTACGCGCTGCACAGTCTCGACGTCGCGGCGAGCCACGCGGGCCGGGCGCTCGGGCTGGCCGACGACTCCGACCCGCTCGACCGGCTCCAGCTCGAGCTGCTCAGCACCGAGATCTCCTTCTACCGCGACGGCAACGTCTTCCTCTCCGGCGGCGGGCCCGAGCAGGTGCAGGCGCTCGCCGACCGGCTGCTGGCGCACGACGACGACGCCTGCGCGGCGCGCGCCTGGACGCTGCTCGGTCAGGCCGCGTGGCTGCGCGCCGACCGGGCCGCCGCGCTCGCCTGCCTGGACCGGGCCGTCGAGCTCTTCGACCCGCTGCCGGACAGCCCGCAGAAGGCGGACGCCTACGCCGAACTGGGCCGGCTGCACATGCTCAACTATGAGCGTGATCCGGCGGTCGCCGCAGCCGACCGGGCGGCGGAGATCGGTGAGCGGCTGAGGCTGACCGAGACCCGCACCAACGCCCGGATCACCTCGGCAATCGCCCGCTACCAGGCGGGTGACCGGTCCGGCCTGGACGACCTGCACGCGATCGTCGAGCTCAGCCGCGCCAACCAGCTGATCGCCCTGCCCCGGGCCATGCAGAACCTCGCCTACGCCGTCTGCGAGGAGGGCGACTGGCTGCGCTCGGACGCCCTGCTCTCGTCGTCGCCAACCCGCAAGGCCAGCGGGCAGACGCTGACCACGAGCTACTCGGCCGAGGCGATGCGCGCCTGGTTCGAGGGCGACTTCGACCGGCTGCTGGCCGCCGCCGAGGCATTCGTGGACACCCCGACCGGCAGCTGGGACATGCAGGTCCGCGGCCTGCGCTCCTGCCTGCTGGTACTGCGCGGCGAGCGGGTGCCGCAGGCGCGCTCCCACTCGGACGACGACGCCGCCGCCACGTTCAGCGACGACGTGGCGGCCGCGCTCGACGCCGCCCGGCGCAGCGGTTTCCACCGGCCGCACTGGACGATGCTGGGGATGGGCGCGCTCTGCCGGGCCCTGCAGGGACGCCGGCAGGAGGCGACGGCGCTGATCGACGAGCTGGCCGACTCCTGGTCGGTGGTGCCCGCCATCGCCAGCGGCGAGTGGATCCCGGCGGCCGGGTACGCGGCCAGCCTCGCCGGGCGGGAAGCGGCGGCACGGGTACGCGCGATGCTGGACCGGGTGGGTCACCGCACACCCTGGTCCGAGGCGGCGCGCCGGACGGTGGCCGGTGCGCTGGCCGCCGCTGACGGCGACCACCGGCGGGCCGCCGAGCTGCACCTGGCCGGCGCCGAGATCTACGCCGGCATCCCGGACGTGACGGACCGGATGCTGGCGTTGACCTTCGCGACGGTGGAGCTGGAGCGGGCCGGCGAGTCGACGGCGGGCCGCCCGGAGCTGGCCGAGCTGCGCGCCTTCGCGCTGCGCAACCACGCCCCCGTCCTGCTGGACCTGGCCCGCCCCCCGACGACCGCCGCCGACACCGCCCTGGCCTGCTGACCGGGCGACGCGGGCGGGCGGCCCGTCAGGCGGGGACCGGCTCGCGGGGGACCGGGCCGGCGGGCGGGCTCTTGGCCTTCTGGGCGTACATGTCGACGTACTCGCGGCCGGAGAGCTCCATCAGCTCGTACATGATCTCGTCGGTCACCGCGCGCTCGACGTACCGGTCACCGGCCATCCTGGCGTAGCGCGAGAAGTCCAGCGGCGGGCCGAACCGGATCCGCACCCGGGCGATCTTGGGGATCAGCTTGCCGGGCGGCTGGATCTCGTCGGCGTTGAGCATCGCCGTCGGGATGACCAGGGCGCCGCTCTCCAGGGCCAGCCGGGCCACGCCGGTCTTGCCCCGGTAGAGCCGGCCGTCCGGCGAGCGGGTGCCCTCGGGATAGATGCCGGCGATGCCACCGGCGCGCAGTACCCGCAGCTGGGTGTCCAGGGCCGCCCTGGCCGCCCGGCCGCCCGAGCGGTCGACCGGGATGGTGCCGGAGCCGACGAAGAACATCTTCGTCAGCCAGCCCTTGACGCCCTTGCCGGTGAAGTACTCGGCCTTGGCGATGAACGTCACCCGCCGCTTCACGACCAGCGGCGTGAAGATCGAGTCGGAGAACGACAGGTGGTTGCTGGCGAGGATCACCGGCCCGGTGTCGGGCACGTGGTGCAGCCCCTCGACCTGCGGGCGGAAGACCAGCCTCAGCAGCGGGCCGAGGAGCACGTACTTCATCAGCCAGTACAGCACCGGCGTCCTTTCCAGAGGTGGTCGCGAGGCCGCCGCGTCGCCACGGGTCGTCGTGGGCATGAGCCTACGAACCCGATGCGTGCCGCCACAACGTGATCCGGCCCGCGTGGCGCGGAGCGTCCATTCCGGACAGCCGCAGCCGGGCGGCGGGCAGCCGGCGGGCGGGCGGTGTCGCCTGTCGACGTACCGCCGCCCGTCGCGGATACGGCGCGGGGCGACGGTCGGTCGGGACACCCGTCGGCCCCGCGCGAAGGCCTGCGGCACCTACGCTCGTGGTGTGCGGGTGGCCGGGGTGCGGCGGGGAGCGGGCAGGCTGGTCCGGCTGCCCCGGGCCGCCGTGCTGGACCTGCTCATCGGCGTCGCCGTCTCGGCCGTCGTGGCGGCGGCGATCACCGCGAACCTGGGCGGCGACCGGGGCCGCGACGTCCCCGCCTACCTGTTCGCCGTCGGGCTCGGCGCGCTCGTGCTCCTGCGCCGCCGCGCGCCGACCACCGTGCTGGTGGTGAGCGCCGCCGGCCTGGTCGCCTACTACGTGGCCGGCTACCCGCCGGTCGGGCTGGCCCTCCCCCTCGCCGCGGCGCTCTACTCGGCGGCCGAGGCCGGGCAACTGCGCTGGGCGGTGCTCGTGGGGCTCGGCCTGCTCGTCGTCTCCACCGCTTTCCGCACGGCGGACGGCGCGAGCGTCGCGTACCTCATCGGCTTCGAGCTGGCCTCCAGCGTCGCCATCATGGCCGCCGCGGTCGCCCTCGGCGACGGGGTCCGGTCCCGGCGGCTGCGGCGCCGGGAGCAACGGTGGCGGTTGCGGCAACTGGAACGCGACCACGCCCGGGAGGCGGCGCGCCGCGTCGAGGAGGAACGGCTCCGGATCGCCCGGGACCTGCACGACGTCATCGCCCACCACATCTCCGTCATCTCGCTGCACGCCGGCGTGGCCGACGAGTCCCTCGACGACGACCCGGCAACCGCCCGTGCCGCCCTGGGGCACGTCCGCTCGGCCACCACCCAGGTCGCCCGGGAGCTGCGCACCACCCTCGGTCTCCTGCGCGACCCGGCCGTGGCCGAGCCCCGGCAACCGGTGGCGGGGCTGGCCGGGCTGGACGCCCTGGCCGCCGGCGCGCGGGCCACCGGGCTGCGGATCGCCGTCCACCGGCAGGGCGAGCTGACCGGGCTGCCCGCCGCGGTCGACTCGACCGCCCACCGGCTGATCCAGGAGGCGCTGACCAACACCCTGCGCCACGCCGGCGCGAGCACCGTCGAGATCGACGTCGTCCGTGGCCCCGGCACCCTCGCCGTCGCCGTCCGCGACGACGGCCGTGGGCAGCGCCAGGACACCCCGCGCGGGTACGGGCTCGGCGGCATGCGGGAGCGCACCGCCCTGCTCGGGGGCACCGTCACCGCCGGCAACCGACCCGGCGGCGGCTTCGAGGTACGCGCCGAACTACCCCTGGGAGGGACCACGTGATCCGGGTGGGACTCGTCGACGACCAGCACCTGGTCCGCGCGGGGCTGCGCGCGCTGCTGAACCGGGCGCCGGACATCGAGGTCGTCGGCGAGGCGGGCGACGGCGACGCGGCGTACCGGCTGGCGGTCACCGAGCGGCCGGACGTCCTGCTGATGGACGTCCGGATGCCGGGCACGGACGGCATCGAGGCCACCCGGCGGATCGTCGCCGACGAGCGGCTGACCGGCGTACGGGTCGTCGTGCTCACCACGTTCGACACCGACGAGTACGTCTTCGAGGCGATCCGGGCCGGCGCGTCCGGCTTCCTGCTCAAGGACACCGGCCCCGACGAGCTGCGGGGAGCGGTGCGGATCGTCCGGGCCGGGGAGGCGCTGCTCTCCCCCGCGGTGACGCGGCGGGTCATGGCGGCGGTGCGCGCCGGCGGGCGGGAGCCGGACCCGGCCCGGCTGGGCTCGTTGACCGCCCGGGAGCGGGAGGTGCTGGCCGAGGTCGCGGCCGGCCGGTCGAACGACGAGATCGGCGCGGTCCTGCACATCAGCCCGGCGACCGCCCGGACGTACGTGAGCCGGCTGCTGGCCAAGCTGCACGCCCGGGACCGCTCGCAGCTCGTCGTGGCGGCGTACGAGAGCGGCCTGGTGCGGCCCGGCTCACCGCCCGGCCCGGGCTGACCGGCGCTCGGCGCGCTCGCCGGCACCGGCGGCCCCTCGGGCGGCACGGCGCCGCAGGCGGGCTCCGTTGAAAAACATTCAGCAAGAACGGACATAAATCCCCGGTCGCGACCTGCGGCAGGGCCTCTGACTTCGTACGCCGCGCCACAAGGCACTCCCGGAACGGGGTCCGGACGTGTCACGATTCAAGGCACGGCGTGCGGGTCGGCGCCGAGGGGGCTCAGGCGGCCGCGCCGCGGGCGCGTGATGAGGAGGATGTCCGGTGTCAGCGGGTGGGGCCCGCCGGGGACGGCGGGACAACGGGCTCGACGCGAGCGAGTACGCCATCGCCGGCGACGTGGATCCGCGCGTCGGTGAGCACCTGCTCGACGTCCTGGCCGCCGGTGGGATCGCCGCCTACCTCCAGCCCTCGGCCGACCTGAACCCGGTCACCCGCACCACCACCGTCCCGCCCCGCCCCGTCGACCGGCTCTACGTCGACCGGTCGCACCTGACGACCGCGCGGGACTACCTGACCCAGCTCGCGGACGAGACGGCCCCCGAGAAGCCCCGCGAGGACGAGCCGGACATCGAGGCCGAGTGGGCCCGTATCGTCGCCGGCTTCCACACCACCGCCCCCCGCGGTGGCGACAACCCGTGGCCCGCCGCCGAGGACGTGGACGACCCGCCCGGGCCCGCCGGCGGCCCGGTGACGCTCGGCACGCCCGACGAGCCCGCCGGGCCGACCGCCACCGACGTGCGACGGTTGCCGTACGCGGCCGACATCTCGGGCGTCTCCCTGTCGCGGGGCCGGCAGGACGAGCCGTCGCTGCTCGACGGGCTGGACACCTTCGGCGCGGACCTGCCCGACGACGAGGCGGAGGACGAGCGCTACACCCCGCCGCCGCCCCCGCCCCTGCCGCGCTTCTCGAAGTACACGGTGGTCGGGGTGCTGGCCATCGTGGTCGGCTTCGTGCTCTTCCTGTTCCCGTCGCTCTTCCCGGTGGCCGACCCGTCGGTGGTCAACCTGTTCGGGTTCACCGGCATCCTGGCCGGCTTCGTCTCGCTGATCTGGCGGCTGCGCCCCGGTGGCGACGACGACGAGCGCGACCCGGACGACGGCGCGGTGGTCTGACCGGCGACCCGTCCGCCGACTCTCCTGCCCGCATCCCGGGACGACGGACGCCCCGAGCCCGGTGCGCAACACTGGTGTAACTTACTGTCAGTAGGAATACCGCTGTCCGTCACATCCCTCGCTGACTGCCCGGTTGTTCCTCCGCTGCGGCGGTCACTCCCTGCTGATCGGAATGCCCGAGATGCGACAGAGTTCCCTCGTGGTGGTGGCCAACCGCCTGCCCATCGACGACAGTGTGGCGCCCGACGGTGCCTGCGAATGGCGCCGCAGTCCCGGCGGCCTGGTCAGCGCCCTCCATCCCCTCCTGCGACACACTCCGGCGACGTGGGTGGGGTGGGCCGGCGGCACCGGCCCGGCGCCGGCGCTGCCCGACGTGGACGGCGTCCGCATGCACACCGTTGCGCTGACCGCCGACGACCTGCGCGACCACTACGAGGGCTTCGCCAACGCCACCCTCTGGCCGCTCTACCACGACTCCGTGGAACAACCGGAGTACCACCGCAGCTGGTGGGAGGCGTACCAACGGGTCAACCAGCGGTTCGCCAAGGCCACGGCCGACGTGGCCGAGCCCGGCGCGGTGGTCTGGGTGCAGGACTACCACCTGCAACTGGTGCCCGGCCTGCTCCGGGAGCTGCGGCCGGACCTGCGGATCGGCTTCTTCCTGCATGTGCCGTTTCCACCGCCCGAGCTGTTCATGCAGCTCCCGCGCCGGGCCGAGCTGCTGCGCGGGATGCTCGGCGCCGACCTGATCGGCTTCCAGCGCTCCCAGGCCGCGCACAACTTCGCCCAACTGGTGGCGAAGGTGCTGGACGTCCCCGCCACCGACCGGCGGATCACCGTCGACGACCGGGTGGTCCGGATCGGCGCCTTCCCGGTCTCCATCGACACCGCCGAGATGGCCGCGCTGGCCGCCCGGCCCGACGTCGCCGACCGGGCCAGCCGGCTGCGCCGCGACCTCGGCAGTCCCGAGCAGGTGATCCTCAGCGTCGACCGGATGGACTACACCAAGGGCATCGAGCAGCGGCTCAAGGCGTACAGCGAGCTGATCGCCCACGGGCACGTCAAGGTGCGCGACACCGTGCTCGTGCAGGTGGCGGTGCCCAGCCGGGAACGGGTCGGGCAGTACCAGATCCTCCGCGAACGGGTGGAGCGCGAGGTCGGGCGGATCAACGGGGAGTTCGGCCGGGTCGGCGAGCCGGCGATCCACTACCTGACCCAGCCGTTCGACCGCGCCGAACTGGCCGCGCTCTACCGCGTCGCCGACGTGATGGCGGTGACCCCGCTGCGTGACGGGATGAACCTCGTCGCCAAGGAGTACGTCGCCGCCCGGGTGGACGACACGGGCGCGCTGCTGCTCAGCGAGTTCGCTGGCGCCGCCGCCGAGCTGCCGCAGGCGTACCTGGTCAACCCGCACGACCTGGAGGGGCTCAAGCAGGGGCTGCTCGCGGCGCTGCGGGCGGGCCCGGACGACCTCGGCGCGCGGATGCGGGCCATGCGGGCACACCTGCACCGGCACGACATCCGCGCGTGGGCCCGCTCCTACCTCTCCGCCCTCGACGAGAGCGGCTCGCTGCTGACCCGACTGGGCGCCGCCGGCTGAGGCCGCCGGCCCGGCCCGGGGCGGTCAGGGTCGGCTGGTCGGTCACGTTCGGCCGGTCGGGCCGGGGCGTCAGGGCCGGCCGGTCGGCGCGGGGTCCTTCTCCAGCCAGTCCAGGATCGCGTCGACCGGCTCCCGCCACCGGGCGTCGAGCATCATGTCGTGCCCCATGCCGGGGAAGAGCAGCGGGGCTGAGCCGTACCGCCGGGCCGCCCGGGTCAGCGCCGACGACGGCACGATCCGGTCGTCGGGGCTGCCCAGCACCAGCACCGGCGGGTCGCCCACCGCCGGCTCGGCGGCCCGCCCGGTCAGCAGCTGCCACTGGGCGCGCCGGCCGGCCCGCCCCAGCCGGCCCGCGTAGCCCCGGGCCTCCGCCTCGGGCAGCTCCCGGCTGAACAGCTGCCGGCGGTGTAGCCGCAGCGGCCCGCCGAACACCGCCGGCAGCGTGCCGACCGGATTGCGGCGCAGCGCCGCCCCGAACGTCGCCCAGCCGCCGAACACCGGCGCGACCAGCACCGCGGCCCGGGCCGGGTAGCGGGCCAGCGCGTGGGCCACCACGAGCGCCCCGGCGCCGTGCCCCACCAGCACCGCCTGGCGCGGCAGGCCCGCCGCCGCCTGGGTCACGTCGTGGGCGTACGCCCGCAGCGTCGCCTCCGGCGCCGGCCCGCTGTCGCCGTGCCCGCGCAGGCTCAGCGCGTACGCCGGGAAGCCCCGGGACGCGGCGTGGCCGAGCCAGTGCTCGGCGAACGCCCAGGCGCCGTGCCCGAAGCCCGGTACGAAGAGCAGCGGCGGACGTCCCTGTTCCACCTCGGGGGTCGCGCCGAGCACCTCACGCCGGACCGGGCGGACCGGGCGGGCCCACTCCCGCCCGCGCATGATCCGCACCTGACTCACTGTTCCGGCCTTTCGTTCGCGACTGCGGGGCTCCGCTGCGCTGCACTCCTCGCGCTCACCGCGCCCACCCTTCGTTCGCGACTGCGGGGCTCCGCTGCGCTGCACTCCTCGCGCTCACCGGGAAGCCTCCAGGTCGAGCAGCGCGCGTTGGACCGCGCGCAGGTAGTCGGCGTGGCCCACCTCGAACCAGTGCCGGCTGCTGTCCTTGACGGGCCCGGCGTAGCGCTCCCCCGCCTTCGCCGACACCCGGGCGGCGAAGGCCGCCGCCCGGTCGGGACGGGTCACGCGCAGCCGCAGCAGCCGGGCGAAGAGCACCGACTGCCAGTGCGACAGGGGGAAGATGCCCGAGTCCGGCTGCACCAGCCCGGCCACGGCCAGCGTGGGACGACCGGGGACGAAGGCGTTCAGCCAGAGCTTCGGGCGGCCCTCCCCCGCGTCGTCGCCGAGCACCTTCGGGTCGAGGAACTCGAAGCGCGGCAGGTACCCGGTGGCGAAGACGACCAGGTCCGGGTCGATCTCCCGGCCGTCGGAGAGCTCGACGGCGTACGGGTGGAAGCGGACGACGTCCGGCACCGGCGCGATCCCGCCGTGGCCCACGTAGTAGACGAGCTGGCTGTTGGCGATCGGGTGCGTCTCGTAGACCCGGTGGTCGGGCTTCGGCAGGCCGAACCGGGTCAGGTCGCCGACGGTCAGCCGCAGCGTCCAGTGGTAGAGCCACTGCCGCACCCGCAACGGCACGCGCAGCGCCAGCAGCGCGTCGTTGACCTGGTCGGCGGGGCGGCCGAGGACGTACTTCGGGGCGTACCAGTAGCCCCGGCGGGTCGAGTGCCAGCAGCGCGACGCCTGCTGGGCGGCCTCGACGGCGATGTCGCAGCCGGTGTTGCCGGCGCCCACCACCAGCACCCGCTTGCCGCGCAGTTGCGCCGGGTCCTTGTAGGACGAGGCGTGCATGACCTCGCCCCGGAACTCCTCCAGCCCCTCGTAGCGGGGCAGCTTCGGCGACCAGTTGTGGCCGTTGGCGATCACCACGGCCGCGTAGCGGGAGGTGCGTTCCGGGCCGTAGCCGCCGGTGCTGCGGGTGGTCACGTCCCAGCGGTCACCGGCCACGGGCTCCACCCGGACGACCTCGGTGCCGAACCAGATGTGCCCGCGCAGGTCGAAGTGGTCGGCGTACCGCTCGAAGTACGACAGCAGCCGGCTGTGGTGCGGGTAGTCCGGCCAGTCGTCCGGCATCGGGAAGTCGGGGAACTGGGTGAACGGCCGCGACGAGATCAGGTGCGTGCTCGCGTACACCGGGCTGCGGTCGTGCCGCCAGTTCCAGGCGCCGCCGACGCCGGTCTCCCGCTCGTAGCAGTCGACGCCGAAGCCGTGTTCCTTCAGGTTCTTGATCGCCGTCAGACCGCTGGCCCCCGCGCCGACGACGCAGACGGTGTCGCCCCGGTCGGAGACCGGCCGGCCGTCGCGGGTCAGGGCGAGAGTGCTCGCCTCCGGGTCGGGCCGGCCGTGGTCGGTGGAGGTGGACACCGGGATCTCCTTTTGTGCGGCACGAGTGCCGGGTCGCGCAGCATCCTCTCCACAACGGAGCGGGTTGTCCAGCCCCGGCCGCGACGGACGGTCAGTCGGCGGCCGGCAGCAGCAGGTCGACCAGGACCGGGAAGTGGTCGCTGGCGCGGCGGGTCTGCGGGGTGTCCACCACGTCGTAGTCGACCACGGTGATCCTCGGATCGACGAAGAGGGCGTCGATGCGCCGCCGGGGGTCCGCGCAGGAGTAGGTGAGCCGGTCGGCCCGGTCCATCGCCACGGCGGCGTCGGACAGCCCGCGCGCCACAGTGGCCCAGGCCGGCCCGTCCGGCCCTTCGTTCAGGTCGGCCGCGGCGACCACCGGGCTGGTGGCGGCGTCCAGCTCGCGCTTGAACAGCGCGGCCTGCGCGGGCCGCTCGGCCGGGTCGGTGGACAGGTGCGACCCGGCCAGGGTG is drawn from Micromonospora sp. NBC_01740 and contains these coding sequences:
- a CDS encoding flavin-containing monooxygenase, with translation MSTSTDHGRPDPEASTLALTRDGRPVSDRGDTVCVVGAGASGLTAIKNLKEHGFGVDCYERETGVGGAWNWRHDRSPVYASTHLISSRPFTQFPDFPMPDDWPDYPHHSRLLSYFERYADHFDLRGHIWFGTEVVRVEPVAGDRWDVTTRSTGGYGPERTSRYAAVVIANGHNWSPKLPRYEGLEEFRGEVMHASSYKDPAQLRGKRVLVVGAGNTGCDIAVEAAQQASRCWHSTRRGYWYAPKYVLGRPADQVNDALLALRVPLRVRQWLYHWTLRLTVGDLTRFGLPKPDHRVYETHPIANSQLVYYVGHGGIAPVPDVVRFHPYAVELSDGREIDPDLVVFATGYLPRFEFLDPKVLGDDAGEGRPKLWLNAFVPGRPTLAVAGLVQPDSGIFPLSHWQSVLFARLLRLRVTRPDRAAAFAARVSAKAGERYAGPVKDSSRHWFEVGHADYLRAVQRALLDLEASR
- a CDS encoding endonuclease/exonuclease/phosphatase family protein, yielding MTQSSGVPLRVVSYNIHSQRDDTAALAAVVRDARPDVVIVQEGPRRFRWRQKSAALAESFGLVVAAGGLPALGNLLLTSLRVRVVADRCQRFPLTPGRHLRGAAYAECVVAGAARFTLAGSHLSTDPAERPAQAALFKRELDAATSPVVAAADLNEGPDGPAWATVARGLSDAAVAMDRADRLTYSCADPRRRIDALFVDPRITVVDYDVVDTPQTRRASDHFPVLVDLLLPAAD